ACATCGTTAGTCTCGCCTCCTCCGCAGAAAATACTTTTGTCTGATTTATCTGACAAAACAAGCTTGTATTTACCATCAGCGGCAACCAAAGTTGCACGATGTCTGCTAGAGGCTGTCTGGTCACCTGATAACAGACCAGAAGCAATGGCGTTTGTTGCCCAGTTCATACCGTAGTTCACGAAAGCGTCTGCTTTCACATTGTAGATGTAGAGCACTGTAGAGTTCGATGCCAGTGTGGCAGGGTCTCCACCCGGCACTACAGGAGCTGTCCATGTGCCTTGTGCACTTGCACTTCCCACGCCCAACATGAGCGCGGCAGCTGCGAATAATAGTTTTAGTCTTCTCATAAAACCAAAAATTTAGTTAGTAAAGAATGTTATATATTGAATTTTAATAATTACTCCCAAATTGGGCTTTGATTGCATATTTTGTACACATGCGCACGTAACAGGTTGTAAAGATATGAAGAAAAGGGGAAAAAGTAATAAAAGCAAATAGGTGTTTTAGGTTAATTTTCTTAAATTAAATATTATTAACCTGTAATTAATGAGAATTTAACTGAAATATCATCTTGATATGCACATTATCAAAGGAAGAAGATTCTTAAAAAAACAGTTCAAAATCTTCAAGAAACAGACAAAAAACCGTTTCTACTTGAAGATTTTGAACTGGTAGCCTTGCTCCTTGAGCCACTTAATACTTTCGGGTAAGGCTGTCTTAAGTTTCTCGATGGACTTCAGCGAGTCGTGGAACGTTATGATTGAACCATTGCGGGCATAGCGCTTCACATTGTTGACCACATCCTCTGCGGTTATCCATTTTGAATAGTCGCGAGTGACGAGATCCCACATCACCATCTTGTATCTCTTACGTGTCAGCAGCGCATACTGCACAGGACGAATCCATCCGTGAGGCGGACGGAACAGGTGGCTGTGGATGTAGGCGTTGGCTTTCTCCACGTTGTAGCTGTACTCATGAAGCGAGTGGCGGAATCCGCTGATGTGGTTGTGAGTGTGGTTGCCCACCTGATGACCTTCCTTGACAATCCGCTCATACAACTCAGGATATTTCCTTACGTTGTCGCCCACCATGAAGAATGTTGCCTTGATGCCAAACTCTAGCAGCGTGTCAAGGATGAATGGTGTCGATTCGGGTATAGGCCCATCGTCGAATGTCAGATAGACCGAGTGGTCGTTTCTGTCCATTCGCCAATAGGCCTTCGGATATATCCATCTCAAGTAGATGGCGGGTTGTTCAATTATCATATGGGCTAAATACTATTGGAAATTACCGCCTCTTCCTCTGTATATGCTCTCAAACTCAAGGAGCTGCTTGTCGTAATCCTCACCAAGCTTCTTGTCTATAGCGGCAGCCTGCTCAGAGAGGGTGCTCATGAGGTACAGGTGATAGACGCAGTCGCGCTGTGAGGCAACGAACTGTGCCGGAGCCTGTGAACAGTAGTATTTGAAGTACTGTTCCGACTTCTTCCAAAGAATGCCAATCAGCTCTTTCGCTTTGTCGTTGTTGCCAACGGCTATGAGTGAACGGACGATATCCATTGAGCCGCTCTGGTAGTCGTGAGGAACGTTTGCCTGTGGGAACTCTTTTTCGACTCTCTCGAGCACGAGAGAAGCCTTCTTCATCTTCTCTGCAGCAATAGAGTCGTTGCCTATCATTCGCTCATATTGTGCCTCCTGTGTGAGGCGAAGCGCGAGCTGTGACATCAGGCGACGGTGAGTGTAACACATTCGCATCACTGTCTCGTCGAAGTAGATGCCAGGTGTATTGGCTCCACCGAACTTGAAACGGTTCATCACGTTGTCATAGGTCTTGTCGGTATCGAAGTTTGTCATACCTGGAACTATGCGTCCGTCGCGATTAGTGGTGAATGGCGTTATGCGGTTGGCAAGACCCTCCTGTACGAAGTTCTCGCCAAGGTTCATATAGTTCTCAGCGCCTACTGTTGTTGCCACATAGATAGGACGCTCCCAGTTTGCGTTAGCAATCATCTCAAGCATCATCAGGTCGCCCTTGTAGAGAGCGCTCTTGCCCTTGAGTGAGATGACCATGCGGTCGGGGATAGAGTCACCCTGCAGCTTCATGCCGCTACGGCGTACAGCTTCCTTGTCTATTGTAACATAAACTGTGTCTGTTGGGATGAAGTGGTTGTCTGAGTTGAATGGACGTACCCAGTACTTAAGGATGTTCTTCAGTTCAAACGGCTCGTCACCATAAAGCTTCTTTGCCTGCTCAGGATACTTGGCGTAGGCTTCAAGCAGTTGCTGTTTCATCTCTGGCTCAACGGGCACATACTCGTTGGTACCTGAGCAGTACTCCAGACGCTTCCATGTGATAGGCAACGAAGGAGAGTCGTAGGCAGGACGCACCATCTGGTCAATGTACCAGTCGGTCTGCAAGTAACTGAGGTTACAAACGCGTGCGTCAGTGCGTACTCCCTCTGTATCCTGGTTATACCACAATGGGAAGGTGTCGTTGTCACCATTTGTGAAGA
This region of Prevotella sp. E13-27 genomic DNA includes:
- a CDS encoding polysaccharide deacetylase family protein — translated: MIIEQPAIYLRWIYPKAYWRMDRNDHSVYLTFDDGPIPESTPFILDTLLEFGIKATFFMVGDNVRKYPELYERIVKEGHQVGNHTHNHISGFRHSLHEYSYNVEKANAYIHSHLFRPPHGWIRPVQYALLTRKRYKMVMWDLVTRDYSKWITAEDVVNNVKRYARNGSIITFHDSLKSIEKLKTALPESIKWLKEQGYQFKIFK